One Thermococcus sp. DNA segment encodes these proteins:
- a CDS encoding triphosphoribosyl-dephospho-CoA synthase, with amino-acid sequence MERWRIIKAFTLGPLLEAAIPKPGNVNRYRDFDDLSFYNFLFAETWTVDILHEATKVGDLLRRGTYRLNEAGIGELIKRAVQNSKEVQDANPSFGVTALSIPLVIGLAAGRNMIEGREWAVRLIGESTARDTMELYRAIRLANPKGIPGGVKYDVYSDDSFREVFRDSVNLKRLAEISCDRELVFCEWINGYELSYRTFVRLYSMVKEDSLENAVRRAFLELLATVPDTLIIRKAGMEEAGLVMRKAKGVLNGEMSAEELDAFMREKGDLRNPGSLADVMAVALSLLLLRGYRFTQQP; translated from the coding sequence ATGGAACGGTGGAGGATAATCAAAGCGTTCACACTGGGGCCCCTTCTGGAGGCCGCGATTCCCAAACCAGGCAACGTGAATCGCTACCGCGATTTCGACGATCTGAGCTTTTACAATTTCCTATTTGCCGAGACTTGGACGGTGGACATACTTCACGAGGCCACGAAAGTCGGTGATCTGCTGAGGAGGGGCACGTACCGACTCAATGAGGCGGGCATTGGGGAGCTAATAAAAAGGGCCGTTCAGAACTCGAAGGAGGTTCAGGATGCCAACCCCAGTTTTGGGGTAACCGCGCTCTCCATTCCCCTGGTCATCGGGCTTGCGGCCGGAAGGAACATGATTGAGGGTAGGGAGTGGGCGGTGCGGCTGATAGGCGAATCCACGGCACGGGATACGATGGAGCTCTACAGGGCAATACGTCTCGCGAATCCCAAGGGCATCCCGGGCGGTGTCAAGTACGACGTCTACAGCGATGATTCTTTTCGGGAGGTCTTCAGGGACAGCGTCAACCTGAAGAGGCTGGCAGAGATCAGCTGCGATAGGGAACTGGTGTTCTGTGAGTGGATAAACGGCTACGAGCTCAGCTATAGAACCTTTGTACGTCTGTACTCCATGGTTAAGGAGGATTCCCTTGAGAATGCTGTGAGGAGAGCATTTCTTGAGCTGCTGGCAACGGTCCCTGATACCCTGATAATTAGGAAGGCTGGGATGGAGGAAGCGGGACTGGTCATGAGAAAAGCCAAAGGGGTCCTGAACGGGGAGATGAGCGCTGAAGAACTCGACGCCTTTATGAGGGAGAAGGGGGACTTGAGGAACCCTGGAAGTCTGGCCGACGTGATGGCTGTGGCTTTGAGTCTACTGCTGCTCAGGGGGTACCGCTTCACTCAACAACCCTAA
- a CDS encoding PspC domain-containing protein, whose product MGGKLTRSRNERILLGVLGGIAEHIGVDPTLVRLIFVVLLVFNPVAMVLLYFLAALIIPEEGSGPVEGSLPDRLDTVIDETEDGLSRIFPDRDNSRVIALVLILLGALLLAGPFVRVLTPAIDFRTLTAVVLLVIGVILLTGGD is encoded by the coding sequence ATGGGGGGAAAACTCACAAGGTCAAGGAATGAGAGGATTCTTCTAGGTGTCCTAGGCGGGATCGCCGAACACATCGGGGTGGACCCAACCCTTGTGAGGCTTATATTCGTGGTCCTCCTGGTTTTCAATCCAGTGGCGATGGTACTGCTCTATTTTCTGGCGGCTTTAATAATACCCGAGGAGGGGAGCGGGCCGGTGGAGGGCTCTCTTCCCGATAGGCTGGACACGGTCATCGATGAGACCGAGGATGGACTGAGTAGGATTTTCCCAGACAGAGATAATTCACGGGTAATCGCCCTCGTTCTCATACTCCTCGGTGCTCTGCTCCTGGCGGGGCCGTTCGTCCGCGTTCTAACGCCGGCCATAGATTTCAGGACGCTCACCGCGGTGGTCCTCCTGGTAATCGGTGTAATCCTGCTCACGGGGGGTGACTGA